The following proteins are co-located in the Candidatus Deferrimicrobium sp. genome:
- a CDS encoding copper-binding protein has translation MRFRLLALTSIACLLFAPVSYAAGDSSADNAAGTTSTESGQAMTSGVVMKVDKDTGKVTIRHGPIENLGMPQMTMIFRVKDPTMLDRLKEGDEIHFTAEKVNGALTVMQFEQVK, from the coding sequence TTGACTTCGATAGCCTGCTTGCTGTTTGCGCCCGTCAGCTACGCCGCCGGCGATTCTTCCGCAGACAACGCGGCCGGGACGACATCCACCGAAAGCGGGCAGGCCATGACCTCAGGGGTGGTAATGAAAGTCGACAAGGATACCGGCAAGGTCACCATCCGCCACGGGCCGATCGAGAATCTGGGAATGCCGCAGATGACCATGATCTTCCGCGTCAAGGATCCAACCATGCTCGACCGGCTGAAGGAAGGTGACGAGATCCATTTCACCGCGGAAAAGGTGAACGGCGCATTGACCGTCATGCAGTTCGAGCAGGTGAAGTAG